A segment of the Crassostrea angulata isolate pt1a10 chromosome 10, ASM2561291v2, whole genome shotgun sequence genome:
TTATGAGTGACAGTTTCTTTAAAATGTGATACGTGCTTTTATAACAAAGTCACGTACTAAACACAACTATCTAGGGCAATAGTGTTATTGGTTTTAAGATTCTTCGACCAAATATTTCTGATTCAGAAACATTTTGGTCCAAGACTTTCAAACTCAGCTGAGGTCAAAAGTCATATCTTATAATCTGGAACAAAATATCTACTTAGAAATTGGACCCAGCTTCTTTGGGTCAAAATTTTTTCAGGGCAAAATGCTTGCCTTACATTCTAAACTGACCCCCTTTTTCAAATCATCTGCAATAATTGAACTGCCATGTTGACATTACAGTAGAATTACCTGACAATGCACACTACAGTAGAATTACCTAACAATGCACACTACAGTAGAATTACCTGACAATGCACACTACAGTAGAATTACCTGACAATGTacattacagtaaaattacctGACAATGCACACTACAGTAGAGTTACCTGACAATGCACACTACAGTAGAGTTACCTGACAATGTACGTTACAGTAGAATTACCTGACAATGTACATTACAGTAGAGTTACCTGACAATGCACACTACAGTAGAGTTACCTGACAATGCACACTACAGTAGAATTACCTGACAATGTACGTTACAGTAGAATTACCTGACAATGTACATTACAGTAGAATTACCTGACAATGCACACTACAGTAGAATTACCTGACAATGTACATTACAGTAGAATTACCTGACAATGTACAATACAGTAGAATTACCTGACAATGCACACTACAGTAGAATTACCTGACAATGCACACTACAGTAGAATTAACTGACAATGCACACTACAGTAGAATTAACTGACAATGCACACTACAGTAGAATTACCTGACAATGCACACTACAGTAGAATTACCCGACAATGCACATTACAGTAGAATTACCTGACAATGCACACTACAGTAGAATTACCTGACAATGCACACTACAGTAGAATTACCTGACAATGTACATTACAGTAGAATTACCTGACAATGCACACTACAGTAGAATTACCTGACAATGCAGACTCTATGGTCAGGAACTCCAGGACTAGATTTTCTGAACTTTGCATCAGGCTTGTAAACATCATAGGAAACTTTGGGGAAATCCTTCTTAGTGTCTGtactgcaaatatttttttaaaaattaaaatatttctacagtTAAAAGACCCCAATGTGCAATAGTGGTATAATAATACtgaatttaataatatttttttggtttaatatgCTCTGTTCCAGTTTCCTGTTTCAGCACCTCTTTgcataatatttcaatattcatGAATACCTCTGTGTCCAAACTACATTTATTCACTAGAATGATAAAGTCCAAGAATTTTGATTTGGAATACTTTAAAGCATTTCCACCTAGCTGTTTCTGTAGGTCTATGGCAATGCCGCAAAGAGAAACCATTTCGTAAGATGGGAGTTTTTTAAGCATCCTTggtaatggagatcaggctctatCTGAATCTACCACTGAGATTCATTTATATACCGTAATAGTTAAATCAACCATGCAAGTTCAAAATAGTACTACCATCTATTAAACATATGACCTGtttcaaaaaactaaacctcatccagcatctgaaacccacggctctgattcagcatcctTGCCTGTGAAGGGCATCAGAATCATAATTAGGATGCATCAtctattcaaatttgaaaactAAACCAATATCAACTAAGAAGTGTCTAACAAAGGGCACCTGCTTGAAAAACTTTACCAGCTCAAAACCTTCACCCAGCATTCAAAacttatggctcagattcagcatttccGCCTGTcgagtgcatcagtatcataagacgcaccatccatgcaaatttggtgtgaagttagaaccagtaataactaagatataatcatcagaggacacctactccaaaaactttaaccagctcaaaaaaaccttaacctcattcAGTATCCAAAACCTTTGACTCAGATTCAGCCGTCAAGTGCATCAGTGTCATAAAaggcaccatccatgcaagtttagtgaagataggacaagtaataacttagatacaggacctgcaacaaaaaccttTACCAGGTCCAATCCCCGACAACGGGGGTATACCGGTAGCATaagctcggtgagctaaaaaggcgtCTGTTCAATccttttcaatgtatttatgtaTAGTACTTgtacttgaataaaatagttcttaaattaaaaaaatgtgtattcatTATTGAGAATTGGCCAAAAAGGGACAAAAATAGAAATCCAGGACAGAGTTCATGAGAGGATATGTTCTCTCACTGAAATCAATGAGGTCATCAGGAAAATGTGTATCAAACAAAAGAAGTTATATAAAGCGAAGCTCGTATGTGCACTTTTCTGCTGATAGTGCATGTGCAATTATTAATTTGGTTTAATGTCCATTTAAACTTACTTGCTCGTAACCCCTGAGTTTCCTTCCCACTGTGGTATGACTTGTAACTTCTTTAACACTGAAACTAATTTTCATGAATATatagttaaaaatattttcttgtagtgagttcaaaatatatgtacatttctTTTACTAATAGATATTGATTTATACAGAAAATATTGTAACCTGTTTCCTTCTTTTGAAAGTATTTCATGACCCAATTAAAGGATATTCATGTAATGCATAAACAGTAGGACAACACAAAATTTGACTTGTATTTGATACAGgcatatttactgatatttttttttacatacatttgtaatctgaagcaaaaattttaaatatatctgaaataaatattctttaataatgatcatatgcttacatgtatttatagcCTCTTCTGGTCTGATAAGGGGGACAACTCCATCTgtccaaaaatgttttacaggagatttaaaactgttatgtTCCAATGATTCCAATAATCTCTCTTTGTACTCTTTCCAGTTGGAAGCACTAACTTTCTTGACAGGCTGAGAGACATCACATGAAAAGTTAAGATCCATCGTGTCTAGATCTTGACCATACCTGATCTTAGTCTCTTTTCTCCTCTGGGATTTCtgtttctgttttaattgttcTTTGTTGATCTTCTCGCACGACAAAGGAGGAATTCCTTTGGGTAAATACTTCTGTGAAATCCCTCCTTTAAGCTGTATATCCCCAGGAACACCAATATCCGGAAATCTTATCTCCTCAAAATTCCACTCACTGTATTTGGTCTGTTTAGAGTTTTCTCCCTCATTCAAATATTCAGAATCAGTTTTCCTTTCAACATTTGTCTGTTTGTTCCTACTGAAATGGATATCTtctgattgatttatttttccttcttttttattCCAAGACTCCTTACAAATAGTTCTGAAGCATTCATCTTTGTTCAGACAATCCCTCTGGCTTAACTGATATGATCCTTGTGAACAAGACTTTCCATTTTCTCTAGACAATCCGCCTGTAGTTACAGTGTCTCTATCAACCTGCATTTCAACTGAACAATTTTCTACTGAGTCTGTGCTATTTCCCAGCCTGACTTTCTTCTGTGGAGTGCTATCCTGTTGTACATTTTCCACGAAGACAGACTGctgtttcattttcatctttctcttttttaaatttatgtgtTTGTCAAGTTTAATCATTCTTTCATACTTTGTACTCAACAACCTAAAAATACAGAATACATAGCACAGTCTGTAATGAAATTATGCTTTGTCCAATTACCTTGCCTGTGTTCAGTActtgattaattttttaaagattctgAGCTTTAATctaatatttataatacatgGTACTTAGTGATAATACAGGGTATTACATATGGTACCGTATATATACAAGCTGTTAATCTGATATACCGTAGCCAAATCAACTTCATAAGCTGACATGGATTCTGCAGTGCTGATATTGGTAGATGATATTGCTTCAGTGTTTTTgtccaatttttagatatgcccagtattttttttagataaaatttatgtttgtgatcaaagtgaaaataaaaactgtAACCTATGTAAAACTGATTCAATATCAACCACAGTTAATTACAGGTACTGATGAAACCCtagctgataaaaaaaat
Coding sequences within it:
- the LOC128164528 gene encoding tRNA-splicing endonuclease subunit Sen54-like produces the protein MESRKKKHEHILSYEKILCEEELFKHRKPYDKTVPQRGGDKDFSPDDSWLQAKRLEKFYEERKTVLAEPRVERIGSLVTGEWNPDIQLVELHKEMGKFWSTMGFTDKSKKWLYPEEALFLMETNTLEVWYKGLPVSIQQAYTEFLKNLKFEEYLVYAHLRRIGYVVLRHNGRLLSTKYERMIKLDKHINLKKRKMKMKQQSVFVENVQQDSTPQKKVRLGNSTDSVENCSVEMQVDRDTVTTGGLSRENGKSCSQGSYQLSQRDCLNKDECFRTICKESWNKKEGKINQSEDIHFSRNKQTNVERKTDSEYLNEGENSKQTKYSEWNFEEIRFPDIGVPGDIQLKGGISQKYLPKGIPPLSCEKINKEQLKQKQKSQRRKETKIRYGQDLDTMDLNFSCDVSQPVKKVSASNWKEYKERLLESLEHNSFKSPVKHFWTDGVVPLIRPEEAINTFSVLKKLQVIPQWEGNSGVTSNTDTKKDFPKVSYDVYKPDAKFRKSSPGVPDHRVCIVRSEEDPPSLSSITSLYSYYDDEVPLHWAVVDDGEIAFYSFDNVSFPTQIFKG